A DNA window from Citrobacter tructae contains the following coding sequences:
- a CDS encoding branched-chain amino acid ABC transporter substrate-binding protein, with the protein MSLKLMKSPLSLVLAGCLVAALPAQADIVIGVAGPFTGPNATYGDQYWHGATQAAEDINAAGGINGEKIKLVQGDDACEPKQAVSVANRLVDQDKVKAVVGHFCSSSTMPASEVYSDAGIIAITPGSTNPLITERGMNDMFRMCGRDDQQGDVASNFIIDKLKAKRVVIIHDKDTYGQGLADATRAALAKRGVKDVMYEGLSRGEKDFNALVTKIGAQKPDVVFFGGCHPEAGPLVRQMREQGVQAKFFSGDCIVNEEMVTAAGGPQYTNGIYMTFGKDPRLIADGKAVIEKFRSNKFEPEGYTLYSYASIQAIAAAFKATGGTDSAKASAWLKANPVETVMGKKAWDSKGDLKVSDYVVYQWDDKGKYKEVE; encoded by the coding sequence ATGTCGCTGAAATTAATGAAAAGTCCGCTTTCTCTTGTGTTGGCTGGTTGTCTGGTGGCGGCGCTTCCCGCACAGGCTGATATCGTGATTGGCGTAGCCGGGCCATTTACCGGGCCAAACGCTACCTACGGCGATCAGTACTGGCACGGCGCGACGCAGGCCGCGGAAGATATCAATGCTGCCGGTGGGATCAACGGCGAAAAAATCAAGCTGGTGCAGGGCGATGACGCCTGTGAACCGAAACAGGCTGTGTCGGTCGCAAACCGACTGGTCGATCAGGACAAAGTGAAGGCTGTTGTTGGCCACTTCTGTTCTTCTTCTACGATGCCAGCCTCAGAGGTTTACAGCGATGCGGGGATCATCGCTATTACCCCTGGTTCGACTAACCCGCTGATCACCGAGCGCGGCATGAATGACATGTTCCGTATGTGTGGCCGTGACGATCAACAAGGGGATGTCGCCAGTAATTTCATCATCGATAAACTGAAAGCCAAGCGAGTGGTGATTATTCACGATAAAGATACCTACGGCCAGGGGCTGGCGGATGCGACACGTGCTGCGCTGGCCAAGCGCGGAGTGAAAGATGTGATGTATGAAGGGCTGTCGCGCGGTGAAAAAGACTTTAACGCGCTGGTGACCAAAATTGGCGCTCAGAAGCCGGACGTGGTGTTCTTCGGCGGTTGCCACCCGGAAGCGGGCCCGCTGGTGCGCCAGATGCGTGAGCAGGGCGTACAAGCCAAATTCTTCTCCGGCGACTGTATCGTCAACGAAGAGATGGTGACTGCCGCCGGTGGCCCGCAGTACACCAACGGTATTTACATGACCTTCGGTAAAGATCCGCGTCTGATCGCAGACGGTAAAGCGGTCATCGAGAAATTCCGTAGTAACAAGTTTGAACCGGAAGGTTACACCCTCTACTCCTACGCCTCTATTCAGGCAATCGCCGCGGCATTTAAAGCCACTGGCGGCACCGACTCAGCTAAAGCCAGCGCCTGGCTGAAGGCGAATCCGGTGGAAACGGTGATGGGCAAAAAAGCCTGGGACAGCAAAGGCGACCTGAAGGTCTCGGACTATGTCGTTTATCAGTGGGATGACAAAGGCAAATATAAAGAAGTCGAGTAA
- a CDS encoding ABC transporter permease subunit, whose protein sequence is METFFLQQLVNGLTLGSVYGLIAIGYTMVYGIIGMINFAHGEVYMISAYLCAIGLALLSFFGLHSFPLLILGTLVFTIVVTGVYGWAIERIAYKPLRNSTRLAPLISAIGMSLILQNYAQISQGPRQQGVPTMLDGVLRLHLGEGFVQITYTKIFILLASFAGMLLLTWIIGHTRLGRMCRAVQQDRKMASILGINTDRVISLVFMIGAAMAGLAGVLITMNYGTFDFYAGFIIGIKAFTAAVLGGIGSLPGAMLGGLLLGVAEAQFSGMVNSDYKDVFSFGLLVVILIFRPQGLLGRPIVAKV, encoded by the coding sequence ATGGAAACTTTCTTCCTGCAACAGTTAGTCAATGGCTTGACGCTGGGATCGGTTTACGGATTAATCGCCATTGGTTACACCATGGTATACGGCATTATTGGCATGATTAACTTCGCCCACGGCGAAGTGTATATGATTTCGGCATACCTCTGCGCCATCGGTCTGGCGCTGCTTTCCTTCTTTGGCCTGCACTCCTTTCCGCTGCTGATACTTGGTACGCTGGTGTTTACCATCGTGGTGACTGGTGTCTACGGCTGGGCGATTGAACGCATCGCCTACAAACCGCTGCGTAACTCAACGCGCTTAGCGCCGTTAATCTCTGCCATCGGCATGTCATTAATTTTGCAAAACTATGCGCAAATCAGCCAAGGGCCGCGCCAGCAGGGCGTGCCGACGATGCTTGATGGCGTGCTGCGTCTGCATCTGGGCGAAGGCTTTGTGCAGATAACCTATACCAAAATCTTTATCCTGCTGGCCTCTTTTGCCGGCATGTTGCTGCTGACCTGGATAATCGGTCATACCCGCTTAGGGCGGATGTGTCGTGCGGTCCAGCAGGATCGCAAAATGGCTTCCATTCTGGGTATCAACACTGACCGGGTGATCTCGCTGGTGTTTATGATCGGTGCCGCGATGGCTGGGCTGGCAGGGGTACTGATTACCATGAACTACGGTACTTTTGATTTCTACGCCGGATTTATTATTGGCATCAAGGCGTTCACCGCTGCGGTGCTTGGCGGTATTGGCTCATTACCGGGGGCGATGTTGGGTGGGCTGCTACTGGGGGTTGCCGAAGCGCAGTTTTCTGGCATGGTGAATTCCGACTACAAAGACGTATTCTCCTTCGGCCTGCTGGTGGTTATTTTGATTTTCCGTCCGCAGGGGCTGCTGGGCCGCCCGATTGTCGCCAAAGTGTAG
- the livM gene encoding high-affinity branched-chain amino acid ABC transporter permease LivM, giving the protein MTTTTASHDGFSFKRCILDTIFSGMVALILFGPIVGVVLDGYSFNFEGQRLVWIIAAVMTGRFILSAFLMTQTGRRFAARFENDSAGVYVRPAGYKTRMRWIIPLVLALAICFPFVATKYVLTVAILGLIYVLLGLGLNIVVGLAGLLDLGYVAFYAIGAYGLALGYHYLGLGFWTMLPLAALMAAAAGALLGFPVLRMHGDYLAIVTLGFGEIIRLILNNWLSFTGGPNGISAPPPTFFGLEFGRRAKEGGVPFHEFFQLSYNPNLKFIFIYAVLVLVVVLVLYIKHRLTRMPIGRAWEALREDEIACRSMGLNHVLVKLSAFTLGASTAGIAGVFFATYQGFVNPTSFTFFESALILAIVVLGGMGSTVGVVLAAFVLTVTPELLRSFAEYRVLLFGVLMVVMMIWRPRGLIRINRSGFAVRKGVAP; this is encoded by the coding sequence ATGACGACTACAACAGCTTCACATGACGGTTTCTCATTCAAACGCTGCATTTTGGACACTATTTTTTCCGGGATGGTGGCGTTAATTCTCTTTGGCCCGATAGTGGGTGTGGTGCTGGACGGCTACAGTTTCAATTTCGAGGGCCAGCGGCTGGTATGGATTATCGCTGCGGTGATGACCGGGCGTTTCATCCTCAGCGCTTTTCTGATGACCCAGACCGGACGTCGCTTTGCGGCTCGCTTTGAAAACGATAGCGCAGGGGTGTATGTCCGTCCGGCGGGCTATAAAACCAGGATGCGCTGGATTATTCCCTTGGTACTGGCGCTGGCTATCTGCTTCCCGTTTGTAGCGACTAAATATGTGCTGACCGTGGCGATCCTCGGTCTGATCTATGTGCTGCTGGGATTAGGGCTGAATATCGTGGTCGGTCTGGCCGGGCTGCTGGATCTGGGCTATGTGGCCTTCTATGCCATTGGCGCGTACGGTCTGGCGCTGGGCTATCACTATCTGGGACTGGGATTCTGGACGATGCTGCCGTTAGCGGCATTGATGGCCGCCGCCGCTGGCGCATTGCTCGGCTTTCCGGTCTTGCGGATGCACGGCGATTATCTGGCGATTGTGACGCTGGGGTTTGGCGAGATTATTCGGCTGATCCTCAATAACTGGCTGAGCTTTACCGGCGGACCGAACGGAATTTCCGCGCCGCCGCCGACCTTCTTCGGCCTTGAGTTTGGCCGCCGTGCCAAAGAAGGGGGCGTGCCGTTCCACGAGTTTTTCCAGCTGAGCTATAACCCGAATCTGAAGTTTATCTTTATCTATGCGGTGTTGGTGTTGGTGGTGGTGCTGGTGCTGTACATCAAGCATCGCCTGACGCGGATGCCAATTGGCCGCGCGTGGGAAGCTCTGCGTGAAGATGAGATTGCCTGTCGTTCGATGGGGTTGAATCACGTGCTGGTTAAGTTGTCTGCCTTTACGCTTGGGGCGTCGACGGCGGGCATTGCCGGGGTGTTCTTCGCCACCTATCAAGGGTTTGTGAACCCGACATCGTTTACCTTTTTCGAGTCGGCGCTGATCCTCGCTATCGTAGTGCTCGGCGGCATGGGATCCACCGTGGGCGTTGTGCTGGCGGCGTTTGTCCTCACCGTTACCCCTGAACTGCTGCGCAGTTTTGCTGAGTACCGCGTGCTACTGTTTGGCGTATTGATGGTGGTGATGATGATTTGGCGGCCGCGTGGCCTGATCCGCATTAACCGCAGCGGTTTTGCCGTGCGTAAAGGGGTAGCGCCATGA
- a CDS encoding extracellular solute-binding protein encodes MNALPRTGLRRITLASAMILSVSLPAFAQDALTLYTTREPGLIQPLLDSWTKTSGIKVSTVYIKDGMLERVKAEGKNSPADLLMTVDAGNLIDLVEAGVTQPVQSEALKAAIPANLRGADNQWFALSMRARVLYAEKSLPIDNWHYEQLASPEYKGKVCIRSGQHPYNTALIAAMIAHHGEAKTEEWLRGVKANLARKATGGDRDVARDILGGICDIGLANSYYIGHMKNAKEGSDARQWGDAIKVVKPTFEKGGTHVNISGAAVARYAPNKADAVKLMEYLVSAPAQQQYAKANFEYPVLKGVTLDPVISATIGEIDVDKIPLTEIVKYRKQASLLVDKVGFDQ; translated from the coding sequence ATGAATGCTCTGCCTCGCACCGGACTGCGCCGTATCACGCTTGCATCTGCCATGATCCTTTCCGTCAGCCTGCCGGCTTTCGCGCAAGATGCGTTAACGCTTTATACCACCCGTGAACCGGGTTTGATCCAACCCCTGCTCGATAGCTGGACAAAAACCAGCGGTATAAAAGTGAGCACGGTGTATATCAAGGATGGCATGCTTGAGCGTGTGAAAGCGGAAGGTAAAAACTCCCCGGCCGACCTGTTAATGACCGTCGATGCCGGTAATCTCATCGATTTAGTCGAAGCGGGCGTGACGCAACCGGTACAGTCCGAAGCACTCAAAGCCGCCATTCCGGCCAATCTACGCGGTGCAGATAACCAGTGGTTTGCGCTTTCCATGCGCGCACGTGTGCTCTACGCCGAAAAATCATTGCCTATCGATAACTGGCATTATGAGCAGCTCGCCAGCCCCGAGTACAAAGGCAAAGTCTGTATCCGTTCTGGACAGCATCCGTATAACACCGCGTTAATTGCTGCCATGATTGCCCACCACGGTGAAGCCAAAACAGAAGAATGGCTGCGCGGCGTGAAAGCTAACCTGGCGCGTAAAGCAACCGGCGGCGATCGTGACGTTGCCCGCGATATCCTCGGCGGTATTTGTGATATTGGCCTGGCCAACTCCTATTACATCGGTCATATGAAAAATGCCAAAGAAGGCAGCGATGCGCGCCAGTGGGGCGATGCCATTAAAGTGGTTAAACCGACCTTTGAGAAAGGCGGCACCCACGTCAATATCAGCGGTGCTGCCGTGGCCCGCTACGCACCCAACAAAGCCGACGCCGTCAAGCTAATGGAATATCTGGTTTCCGCACCAGCCCAGCAGCAGTACGCGAAAGCGAACTTTGAATACCCGGTACTGAAAGGTGTGACGCTCGATCCGGTTATCAGCGCCACCATCGGTGAAATCGACGTCGACAAGATCCCGTTAACCGAAATCGTGAAGTACCGTAAACAAGCTAGTCTGCTGGTAGATAAAGTTGGATTCGATCAATAA
- a CDS encoding ABC transporter permease, protein MDSINKPLLVPTLRGLVSGPQSLLTPLHLGALCIALGVLTPIVALIWQATQADLSHWDNLITWVLPSALKNTVLLLAGVAVMVGVIGVGSAWAVTAWDFPGRKILSWALLLPLAMPTYIVAFAWLDLLHPIGPLQTFIRFLLGFDSPRQFRLPDLRSLSGAILLLGLVLYPYVYLTTRAMFISQPAHLLEAARTLGCSATGTFFRVALPMARPALAVGISLALLETLNDIGASEFLGVQTLTVTVYTTWISRSDLSAAAQIACMMLMFIFFILTLEFYGRRKQGFSSRSLREIQPTRVQGWRGWLLGTVISLPVVLGFLAPVLFLMWESAKRLGEENPLSASLLSALQNTLSLAAGTTLVVICVSMLVAWSARHSAADNTMPGFRRGVMRLASLGYAVPGTILAIGFLPPAMAVDRWLADLLDIRGLPLMSAGILLIICCAMRFQAIAIGALDSGLGRIPPSLEQASRLLGENGAGTFARVHFPLLRPALVSSALLVFADAMKELPTTLLLRPVNFETLATLLYAEAARGTYEEGAIAALMIVLAGTLPVILLVRHQMTRRS, encoded by the coding sequence TTGGATTCGATCAATAAACCGCTGTTGGTTCCGACGTTACGCGGCCTGGTTTCCGGGCCGCAGTCATTATTAACGCCGCTACATCTTGGCGCGCTATGCATTGCGCTTGGCGTCCTGACCCCTATTGTCGCGCTCATCTGGCAGGCCACGCAGGCAGATTTGTCCCATTGGGATAATCTCATCACCTGGGTGTTGCCCTCAGCGTTAAAAAATACTGTACTGCTGCTGGCGGGAGTCGCGGTAATGGTCGGCGTAATTGGCGTTGGCAGCGCATGGGCAGTGACGGCATGGGACTTTCCCGGTCGCAAAATACTGAGCTGGGCGCTACTGTTGCCGCTGGCGATGCCAACCTATATCGTGGCCTTTGCCTGGCTCGATTTGCTACATCCCATCGGTCCACTGCAAACTTTTATCCGTTTTTTACTCGGTTTCGACAGCCCGCGACAGTTCCGCTTGCCGGATTTACGCTCCCTTTCCGGCGCGATTCTGCTGCTCGGTTTAGTGCTGTACCCTTATGTTTACCTCACCACCCGCGCTATGTTTATCAGCCAGCCAGCACATTTGCTGGAAGCCGCTCGTACGCTGGGTTGCAGTGCTACCGGAACCTTCTTTCGCGTGGCCCTGCCAATGGCGCGTCCGGCGCTGGCGGTCGGGATCAGTCTGGCGCTGCTGGAAACGCTTAACGATATTGGCGCGTCGGAATTCCTTGGGGTACAAACCTTAACCGTCACTGTGTATACCACGTGGATCTCGCGATCTGATTTATCCGCTGCGGCGCAAATTGCCTGCATGATGCTGATGTTTATCTTCTTCATTCTGACGCTGGAATTTTATGGCCGCAGAAAGCAAGGCTTCAGCAGTCGCAGCCTGCGAGAAATTCAACCTACACGCGTACAGGGCTGGCGCGGTTGGTTGCTCGGTACCGTGATTTCGCTCCCGGTCGTGCTGGGATTTCTGGCTCCGGTTTTGTTTTTAATGTGGGAGAGCGCTAAACGTTTAGGTGAAGAAAATCCGCTGTCTGCATCGTTACTTTCTGCATTACAAAATACGCTATCGCTGGCAGCCGGCACCACGCTGGTGGTGATTTGCGTCAGCATGCTGGTGGCGTGGAGCGCACGTCACAGCGCCGCAGACAACACAATGCCCGGCTTTCGTCGCGGCGTGATGCGTCTGGCCTCGTTAGGTTATGCGGTTCCCGGCACTATTCTGGCGATTGGTTTTCTTCCCCCAGCGATGGCGGTTGACCGCTGGCTGGCCGATCTGCTGGACATACGCGGCTTACCGCTGATGTCTGCCGGTATCTTGCTGATTATTTGCTGCGCGATGCGTTTTCAGGCCATTGCCATCGGCGCGCTGGATTCCGGGCTGGGCCGCATCCCGCCTTCCCTTGAGCAGGCCTCACGTTTACTGGGAGAAAATGGTGCCGGAACGTTTGCCCGCGTGCATTTTCCGCTGCTGCGCCCAGCCCTGGTAAGCAGTGCATTACTGGTATTTGCTGACGCAATGAAAGAGTTGCCCACCACGTTGCTGCTACGCCCGGTAAACTTCGAAACGCTGGCTACACTGCTGTATGCTGAGGCGGCGCGAGGAACCTATGAAGAAGGGGCAATTGCCGCGTTGATGATCGTTTTAGCAGGTACATTGCCGGTTATTTTGTTGGTTCGTCATCAAATGACGCGCCGTAGTTAA
- the cbl gene encoding HTH-type transcriptional regulator Cbl produces MNFQQLKIIREAARQDYNLTEVANILYTSQSGVSRHIRELEDELGIEIFIRRGKRLLGMTEPGKALLVIAERILNEASNVRRLADLFTNDTSGVLTIATTHTQARYSLPAVIKAFRELFPEVRLELIQGTPQEIDALLQNGGADIGIASERLSNDPLLVAFPWFRWHHSLLVPNDHPLVLTSPLTLEAIARWPLITYRQGITGRSRIDEAFTRKGLLPDIILSAQDSDVIKTYVVLGLGIGLVAEQSSGEQEEGTLIRLDTRHLFDANTVWLGLKRGQLQRNYVWRFIELCNAGLSVEEIKRQAMEPDDEVMIDYQI; encoded by the coding sequence GTGAATTTCCAGCAACTTAAAATAATCCGTGAGGCGGCGCGTCAGGATTACAACCTGACGGAAGTCGCGAATATTCTTTATACCTCGCAATCGGGGGTAAGCCGCCATATTCGCGAGCTTGAAGACGAGCTTGGTATCGAGATTTTTATCCGCCGCGGTAAACGTCTGCTTGGCATGACTGAGCCTGGTAAAGCTTTGCTGGTTATCGCTGAGCGCATTCTTAATGAAGCCAGTAATGTTCGCCGACTTGCCGATTTGTTTACCAATGACACTTCCGGAGTGCTGACAATTGCCACCACCCATACCCAGGCTCGTTATAGTCTGCCTGCGGTGATTAAAGCATTTCGCGAACTCTTCCCAGAGGTTCGCCTGGAGTTAATTCAGGGAACGCCGCAGGAAATCGACGCACTATTGCAAAATGGTGGGGCAGATATTGGCATTGCCAGCGAGCGGTTAAGCAACGATCCTCTGCTGGTGGCTTTTCCCTGGTTTCGTTGGCATCACAGCCTGCTCGTGCCTAATGACCATCCATTAGTTCTGACGTCCCCGCTGACGCTGGAGGCTATTGCTCGCTGGCCGTTAATTACTTATCGTCAGGGCATTACCGGGCGTTCACGTATTGATGAGGCATTTACCCGTAAAGGGTTACTGCCGGATATTATCCTCAGTGCGCAGGACTCTGATGTTATCAAGACCTATGTTGTGCTGGGGCTGGGAATCGGTTTGGTGGCGGAGCAATCCAGCGGCGAGCAGGAGGAGGGGACGCTAATCCGTCTTGATACCCGACATTTATTTGACGCCAATACCGTCTGGCTTGGCCTGAAGCGCGGTCAATTGCAGCGCAATTACGTGTGGCGATTCATTGAATTATGCAATGCCGGATTATCCGTAGAGGAGATCAAGCGACAGGCAATGGAGCCAGATGATGAAGTGATGATTGATTATCAGATATAA
- a CDS encoding ABC transporter ATP-binding protein, with translation MSEPLLEFREVDVFYGVIQALKQVSLQVNKGETVSLIGANGAGKSTLLMSIFGQPRVRSGQILFTGEDISHQSTHFVASAGIAQAPEGRRIFPDMTVEENLLMGTIPIGNKYAAEDLQSMFDLFPRLKERRKQRAMTMSGGEQQMLAIARALMSRPKLLLLDEPSLGLAPIVVKQIFQTLRELARNGMTIFLVEQNAHHALKLSDRGYVMVNGQIRLSGSGEELLGNEDVRKAYLGGI, from the coding sequence ATGAGCGAGCCGCTGCTGGAGTTTCGTGAGGTTGACGTGTTTTACGGCGTGATTCAGGCGCTTAAACAGGTTTCATTGCAGGTGAATAAAGGCGAAACCGTGTCGCTGATAGGTGCTAACGGCGCGGGCAAGTCGACGCTGCTGATGTCGATTTTCGGTCAGCCGAGGGTGCGAAGCGGGCAAATTTTATTTACGGGTGAGGATATCAGCCATCAGTCGACCCATTTTGTCGCCTCGGCGGGAATCGCTCAGGCACCGGAAGGGCGGCGAATCTTCCCCGATATGACCGTGGAGGAAAACCTATTGATGGGGACAATTCCAATCGGTAACAAATATGCAGCCGAAGACCTGCAAAGCATGTTCGACCTTTTCCCACGTTTAAAGGAGCGGCGCAAGCAGCGCGCGATGACCATGTCCGGTGGCGAGCAGCAAATGCTGGCGATTGCCAGGGCGTTGATGAGCCGACCCAAGCTCCTGTTGTTGGATGAACCCAGCCTGGGACTGGCACCGATTGTGGTGAAGCAGATCTTTCAAACTCTGCGCGAGCTGGCACGTAACGGGATGACCATCTTTCTGGTCGAACAGAATGCCCATCATGCGCTGAAGCTCTCGGATCGGGGTTACGTGATGGTGAATGGTCAAATTCGACTTAGCGGTAGCGGTGAAGAACTGCTGGGCAACGAGGATGTGCGGAAAGCGTATTTGGGCGGTATATGA
- the nac gene encoding nitrogen assimilation transcriptional regulator NAC has product MNFRRLKYFVKIVDIGSLTQAAEVLHIAQPALSQQVATLEGELDQQLLIRTKRGVTPTEAGKMLYTHARMILRQCEQAQLAVSNIGQTLSGQVSIGLAPGTAASSITMPLLQAVRAELPEVLIYLHENSGAVLNDKLLSGQLDMAVLYERSPIAGITSQPLLKEDLFLVGTRDCPGQSVDLTAVAQMNLFLPRDYSAVRLRVDEAFSLRRLTAKVIGEIESISTLTAAIASGMGVTVLPESAARSLCNAANGWMARITTPSMSLPLSLNVSARGSLSPQAQAVKEILLSLVSCPALENRELQLVS; this is encoded by the coding sequence ATGAACTTCAGACGACTGAAATACTTCGTAAAAATCGTCGATATTGGTAGCCTGACCCAGGCAGCGGAAGTGTTGCATATCGCGCAACCCGCGCTGAGTCAGCAGGTTGCCACGTTGGAAGGTGAGCTGGATCAACAGCTGCTGATTCGTACTAAGCGCGGCGTCACCCCTACAGAAGCTGGAAAGATGCTTTATACCCATGCCCGCATGATTTTGCGCCAGTGCGAACAGGCGCAACTTGCGGTCAGTAATATCGGGCAGACCTTAAGCGGGCAGGTGTCTATTGGCCTTGCGCCCGGGACAGCGGCGTCATCCATCACCATGCCGTTATTACAGGCTGTGCGCGCTGAACTTCCAGAGGTGTTGATCTACTTGCATGAGAACAGTGGGGCGGTGCTGAACGATAAGCTGCTCAGTGGACAGCTTGATATGGCCGTACTCTACGAACGTTCTCCGATCGCAGGCATTACCAGCCAACCGTTGTTAAAAGAGGATCTTTTCCTTGTCGGAACACGAGATTGCCCAGGGCAAAGTGTTGATTTAACTGCGGTAGCCCAGATGAATTTGTTTCTTCCGCGAGATTACAGTGCGGTGCGTTTGCGTGTAGACGAAGCCTTTTCATTGCGTCGCTTAACGGCCAAGGTGATTGGGGAAATTGAATCTATCTCTACCCTAACTGCTGCGATTGCCAGTGGCATGGGGGTGACCGTTTTGCCGGAGTCGGCGGCGCGTTCGTTATGCAATGCGGCAAATGGCTGGATGGCGCGAATTACCACGCCGTCGATGAGTCTGCCATTATCGTTGAATGTGTCGGCCAGAGGCAGTTTGTCGCCTCAGGCACAGGCGGTGAAAGAGATTCTGCTGTCGTTGGTCAGCTGTCCAGCACTGGAAAACCGTGAGCTGCAGTTGGTTAGCTAA
- a CDS encoding ATP-binding cassette domain-containing protein gives MSRDVILSVEHLMMHFGGIKALNDVNLEVERGSITALIGPNGAGKTTVFNCLTGFYKASGGHILFNARGKTTNVIQILGQKFQPGDWVNPAQLASRVFYKMFGGTHLVNRAGLARTFQNIRLFREMSVVENLLVAQHMQVNRNLLAGVLNTPAYRRAESDALDRAFYWLEVVDLVDCANRLAGEMSYGQQRRLEIARAMCTGPEILCLDEPAAGLNPVETKALSKIIRFLREHHAITILLIEHDMGMVMDISDNIIVLDHGDVIALGTAEQIQHDEKVIAAYLGASEDEVHL, from the coding sequence ATGAGTCGTGACGTGATTTTAAGCGTTGAGCATCTGATGATGCATTTTGGTGGTATTAAGGCACTGAACGACGTCAACCTGGAAGTGGAGCGCGGGTCGATTACCGCGCTCATTGGGCCGAACGGCGCGGGAAAAACTACGGTATTTAACTGTCTTACCGGCTTCTACAAGGCTTCCGGCGGCCATATTCTGTTTAATGCGCGAGGGAAAACCACCAATGTGATTCAGATCCTCGGCCAGAAGTTCCAGCCGGGGGACTGGGTTAATCCGGCGCAGTTGGCATCACGGGTGTTCTACAAAATGTTTGGCGGTACTCATTTGGTCAATCGGGCGGGGCTGGCGCGAACGTTTCAGAACATCCGCTTGTTCCGTGAGATGTCGGTGGTGGAAAACCTGCTGGTGGCACAGCACATGCAAGTGAACCGTAACCTGCTGGCCGGGGTGTTGAATACTCCCGCTTACCGCCGGGCGGAAAGTGACGCACTGGATCGCGCCTTCTACTGGCTGGAGGTGGTGGATCTGGTCGATTGCGCCAACCGGCTAGCGGGGGAAATGTCCTACGGACAGCAGCGACGGCTGGAGATTGCACGCGCCATGTGTACCGGGCCGGAGATCCTCTGCCTGGATGAACCAGCGGCCGGTCTGAACCCGGTAGAAACCAAGGCCTTAAGTAAAATCATCCGCTTTTTACGCGAGCACCATGCGATTACCATTTTACTGATTGAACACGATATGGGGATGGTAATGGATATTTCTGACAACATTATCGTGCTCGATCACGGTGACGTGATTGCCCTGGGCACCGCGGAGCAGATCCAACACGATGAAAAGGTGATTGCCGCCTATCTGGGTGCCAGCGAGGACGAGGTTCATCTATGA
- a CDS encoding ABC transporter ATP-binding protein gives MSEIALRLQDVHVAYGNSQQSVLTGFSMSVHKGEIACLLGASGCGKTTVLRAVAGFERLQRGEIYVSQRRVAGPGVHLPPEKRHVGMVFQEYALFPHLTAQQNVAFGLRRLPREDQQARVAELLKMVELHSHASRYPHELSGGQQQRIALARALAPHPEILLLDEPFSSLDKRTRERLGGEVRDILRAAGQTALLVTHSEHEAQLMADHIGFVKMGQYQTKHAA, from the coding sequence ATGTCAGAAATCGCGTTACGACTCCAGGATGTACACGTTGCCTATGGCAATAGCCAGCAATCGGTGCTGACAGGCTTTTCAATGTCGGTACACAAGGGAGAAATCGCCTGTCTGCTGGGTGCATCGGGCTGTGGTAAAACCACGGTTCTGCGCGCAGTTGCCGGGTTTGAGCGACTACAGCGTGGCGAAATTTATGTTTCACAGCGACGCGTCGCCGGCCCCGGCGTGCATCTGCCACCGGAAAAACGTCATGTCGGCATGGTTTTTCAGGAATATGCATTATTTCCGCACCTGACGGCCCAACAAAACGTGGCATTTGGTTTGCGACGCCTGCCGCGAGAAGATCAACAGGCCAGAGTCGCCGAGCTGTTAAAAATGGTGGAATTGCACAGCCACGCCAGTCGTTATCCTCATGAGCTTTCAGGCGGGCAACAGCAGCGTATTGCCCTGGCCCGCGCTCTGGCGCCGCACCCGGAAATCCTGCTGTTAGATGAACCCTTTTCCAGCCTGGATAAGCGTACCCGTGAGCGTCTGGGTGGCGAGGTGCGCGATATTTTACGCGCTGCCGGGCAAACGGCGCTGTTGGTCACCCACAGTGAACATGAAGCGCAGCTGATGGCGGACCATATCGGTTTTGTGAAAATGGGTCAGTATCAAACGAAACACGCGGCCTGA